The region GTGCGCGAGGATGTTGATTGCGAAGTGTTCGTTGTCGCGAAACGCTGGATAGCTTTTCGACGTGGTCGCCTGGCACCACAGGATCAGCGGAGGATCGAGCGACACCGAACTGAACGAGTTCGCCGTGAGACCGTGTTTGACGCCGTCGACATCGCAAGTGGTGACGACCGTGACGCCGGTGACGAAGGTGCCCAGCACATCGCGAAAGATTCGCGGGTCGACGGACGGCGCCGTGATCAGCTCTGACATAAACGCTCCCATCGCCTCGCGGACTGCGCGTTAAAGAAAGGTTGGCCGGTGCTGCGTCAACGTGATGTGCGCGAGGCTCAGCCGCGGCACACTCACGCCGGCACGATGCGCACGGCGAACGAGATCGCCGAGCAGCAGATCGGTTTCGGTCGCGGGCCACTGTTGCAGGTCCGCGAAAATAAGGTCGGTCAACGTGCTATCGGGCGCATCGAGAATCATCCGGGCACGCGCGACGGCGGCGCTACGCAACGCAAAGCCCGCGGCCTGGGCGACCGCGCGGCATTCGCTCAGCAGTGCGCCGGCTGCGCCAGGTCTGGCGGTTTCGCGCACGGCATCCGGTGCGACGCGAGCGATCACGGTCACGCCGATGGCGGTGACGATGAACGCCCACTTCTCCCACATCTCCAGCTGGATCTGCGTGCTGGCGGCGCGCTGAAATCCCGCCGCGCCGAATAGCGAGGCGAGCGCTTCCACGCGCGGCGACAGCGTGCCGTCGAGTTCACCGAGCGTGAGTGCGTGCGAGTCGTTCAGATGCCGCACGCAACCTTCCGGCGACAGCGCGGCGGCCAGCGTGCATTGCGCGCCTAGCACGCGATGCGCGCCGCACGCGCGCGCTATGTCGTCGAGATGCGCGATCCCGTTCAGCAACGGCAGCACCACGGTGTGCGGGCCCAGCGCGGGCGCGAACGATGCCAGCGCGTCATCCAGTTGCCGCGCTTTGCACGCGACGATGACGAGATCGTAGAACCCGTCGATCGTACTCGCGCTCACGCAGCGAACCGGGGCAATCGCGCAGTCGCCGAGCGCGCTCTCCACGCGCAATCCATCGCGCGCCAGTTGCGCCGCCCGCTTCGGCCGCACCAGGAACGTCACGTCCTGGCATGCCGCCAGCAGACGCGCGCCGACATAGCCGCCCACCGCGCCCGCGCCGACGATCAGGATGCGCGGAGCCGCGAGCCGGTCACGTTCGTCGTTCATCTATTTCTCGATCAGGATGTCGCCGATGAACAGCGCATCGAGCCCGCTCGTGAAGAACACCGCGAGCGCGTCCTCCACCGAATGCGCGATCGGCTTGCCCATCACGTTGAAGCTGGTGTTGAGCACGAGCGGTACGCCGGTCAGCCGGAAGAACTCGCTGACCAACGCGTGAAAGCGCGGGTTCCAGTTTTGCCTGACGGTCTGCAAACGTCCGGTGCCGTCGGCATGCACGACGCCCGGCACGCTCCCGAGCGCGTGCTCGCGAAAACGCAATGTGCGCTCCATATAGGGCGACTCGTGATAGTCGTGGAAATAGTCCGCGCCGAATTCGTGAAGAATGGCCGGCGCGAACGGCCGGAATTCCTCGCGGAATTTCACGGTGGCGTTGATCCGGTCCTTCACGGCCGGCGAGCGCGGATCGGCGAGGATCGAACGGTTGCCGAGCGCGCGCGGACCGAATTCGGCGCGGTCCTGCACCCAGCCGATGATCTTGTCGCACGCCAGCAATTCGGCGGCGCGCTTCGGTGCGTCGCCCGCGCATTGCGTGAGTTTTCCGATGCCGCCGAATGCGACCAGATTGCGCAGCGTCTCGCCGGACATGCGCGAGCCGAGATAGGGCGATAGCGGTTCGCTGCGCGCCGGCACGGCGGGATGGTCGTCGCGATAGGCGAGCAAGGCGGCGCCGACCGCGTTGCCGTCGTCGCCCGGCGCGGAGAACACGTGCAGGTGGTCGAACGGCGTGTGAGCGAGGATCTTGCCGTTGGCGGACGAATTCAGCGCGCAGCCGCCGCCGAATACGAGATTGTCGGAGAAGCCGGCCGCGTGCCGGTCGTGCAGATTGCGCAGGAACGCGAACAGCACGTCGGAGAAAACACGCTGGCCCGCGTAAGCGAGATCGGCGAATTCGATGGCCGGCTGTCCGTCCTTGCGGCGCATCGCGTGCAGCTTCGCCTGCAATTGCGCCATCCGGGCCGGCGCCGCGAAACGAATGCTCAAGCCGTCCACGTCGATCATCTCGCGCAGCATCGCGTAGAGCGCATCGTCGGGGTGTCCGTACGCGGCGAGGCCCATCACCTTCCATTCCTCGCCGGACAGATGATTGAAGCCACAGGCCTCGCACAGCAGGCTATAGAAAATGCCGAGGCTCGCCCAGCCGTGACTGTCGAGTCCTTCGATCGGCGTGAGCCGGCCGTTGTCGTAGCGGAAGCACGCAAACGAACTGCGCTCGCCGAAACCGTCGAGCACCGCGCACAGCGCGCGATCGAACGGGCTGCTGAAGCAGCTGGCCGCCGCATGAGTCAGATGATGCTCGAAGCGCCGGTAGCTGATCGGTGTGCGCTCCCAGCGTTCGCTCTGACTCAACTCGTATTCCAGCAGACGGCCGGGATGATCGAGCATCGACAGTTGCGAGCGGAAATAGAAGTTCTGCCGGCTCAGTTGCCGCCTGAGCGGCGCGGGCACTTCGCCGAGCATGCCGCTGTAGCGTCCGGTCGTCTCGGCGGCCTGGTCGAGATTGCGCCGCATGATGTCGGCGGTGTCGTCGCTCCAGCTCGTCGAGATCACGAGTTCCGCGTCAGGGTCGCAGTACGTATCGATCAGACTCGCGGTGCGCATGAACAGATCCGACGGAATCCCGATCGTGCGCTTGTGCTGGAGATACCGCTCGGTGGCTTCGGCGAATACGACTTCGCCGCGAGCGTCGACGATGGCGATGGCCGAGTCGTGAAACGAATTCGCCAGACCGACGTAGTTGCGTTTCATGGTGTAGTCCGCGAGGTGAGGGCGTGCGGTTGAACGGGGCGCGCGGGCGTGTCGAACTACGCCTTGATCGAATAACGTCCGAGCACGGGGCTGAAGCTATGAATCTCGGTGCCGTCGGCGATGCCGGTCACTTGCCGGAAGCGCTCGACCAGTTGCTCGCACTGCGTGTCGATCCGGCAGTCGGTGGTGATCGCCTGATCCAGCAGATCGAGCAGTTCGCCGTCGTTGAACGCGCGGCGCGGCCGGCAGAAGTTGTAGTGACGTCCCCACTGATCCCACATCAGCGGTTCGTAGCCCGCCAGCGACGCGAGGTCGTACAGCGCGAAGCTGCGCACCAGCCACGCGCTCGGATGTTCGCCCAGCCGATGACCGCTGAAGGTCTGCGCGCTTCGTTCGCCGTTGCGCAATTGCCGCCACGCCTCGGCGCCCACCATGAATTGCGCGCGCGGCAGATCGTCGGGGCTGAACGGCGTGTCGGAACCGCGTACGTACGGCATGCGGCTTTCCGCGAGCAGCCATTCGTTGCCGTTCCAGTACTCGACCACGGCATGGTTGTGCAGCGGATTCGCCTGTTGATACAGCATGTGCGCGAAGCCGAAGCGCACGCGCGCCGGAATGCCCTGATGCCGCATGAACGAACAGAGCATCACCGCGGTATCGCGGCAGGTGCCCAGCAGACGGCGTTCGACCGGTCGCGGCTCACCGAGCGGACTGCTGTCCAGACTGAAGATGCGGTGAAGCATCGTCGACGCGAAGCGCGAGTCCACCTCGTGCCGGCGCTTGAGCAGGATCTGTTCGTCGAGCGCCGCCTTGTCGGTTTCGAAATGAATGATGAGACCGTCGACCTTGTCGACGAGCTCGCTGACGGTGCGGGGCAAATTGTCCAGTTCCGCTTCGTACGGATGGACGGCAGTGACACTGCTTTGTTCGCGATAACGCGCTACATGGTCTGACACGCCTCTTCTCCGTGGTTTCAGCTAGCGGTGGATCGGATCGATATGGCGTCATTGAAACCAGATTGCATCGCGTTTGCTCCACACAAATTGCGAAGCTTTACTTTTCTTGCCGCTTTTTTCCTGTGCGTGCTCATGAGACGAACGGGGCGTCGATCACGCTTGCCGCGGGCCTGAAAAAACGGTTGTTGTGCCGCGTCTAAAAATAACGGCAAGAAAAGTAAAGCTTCGCAATTTGTGTGGAACCCCTGCGCGCAAATTCCATTTAACTAGGCACCGTCGAGTATCGAGTCCAGCAGCGCAAGTGCCTGACCTACCCGACGCGATCGGATGACGGATCGACAACCAATCAATCAATCTGCCTGGTGGGATGAAAAATGCCGAATAACGAAAGCAGCATGAGAGAGACGATTCTGGCCGCGATCAGCGAAGTGACGGGACGTCCGTTTCCTGCGAGCGTGATCAATGGTGAGACCAGCGTCTACGAGTTGGGCATCGATTCGATGAGTCTCGTCGAACTGATCTTCAAGCTCGAAGCGGAATTGCAGATCGACATTCCGCTCGCGGAACTGAACGAGAGCATCTTCGAAAGTCTCGATTCGCTGACCGCCTATCTGAACGGCCGCAAGCAGGCCGCCGCCGAGGCGGGTTCGCTCGCCGCCGCGGACGCGGTGAAGTAAGCCGTGTCGAGCGTCGCGACGACGGTGCAGGCGCGCCGGCAGAACCTGGTGTCGAGTTCCATCGCGGGACTCGCGCTCAACGTGTTCGTGCCGACGTGCAGGATCGATCTGGCCGACCAGCACACCGAGCATGCGCACGCGCGGCACGGTTCGCTGGAGGGCCTCGGTCACGCCCACCATTCCATTCTGTTGTCGATGAATCGCGGCAGCCGCGTGGCGACGATGAATGCGCAGGCCGATTGGCGCAAGCGTCTTGCCGCGGCGCGCGAGGATGCCGGCACGATCTTCGTCGAGCACGAGATGCCGCTTGGCGACATGGTGTCGCGCGCGGCGGAACCGTTGCTCGGCAGGCTCGCACCGGCAGGCAACCTGGTGATCAATTGCCAGAGCACGCGCGAGTCCGTGTTCGGTTCGTCGAACGCGGGCCGCATTCTGAGCGAGGCGTCGCGCAGCGGTCTGGGTTTCACGATCGGTCAGCGTGGCCTGGTGGGCGGTTTGCAGGCGCTCGAAGCGGTGCTCGTGCTGGGCCGCAACGCGCGATTTTCCGGTAGCGCGCTGGTATGCGCGGGCGATCGCTGGATCGACATCTACCCGCGCATTCTCGGCGACTGGGCGATGTTGAGCGACGGGGCGGCCGCCGCCGCGTTCACGCTGACCGACGGCATTCAGGCAAACGTATGGGTGATCAACGACCGCGTGTCGTGTCATCCGCTCGACAGCGGCGCCGCGCGCGAACGCGTCGCGCCGCGTTTGCACGAGGAACTCGTCGAACGGTTGTCGAGTTTCGTCGAACGCGTGCAGATGCAACGCGCGGGTTCGCTTGCGATTGCGTCGCCGCGTATCTGCGGCACGCTTGGCGAGGACGTCGAGGCTTCGCTGGCCGCGCGCCATCCGTTCATCGTGGCGGGCGCGCCGAACGAGCGGCCGCATTTCGGTGCGGCGAACGTGCTGATCAATCTGCACCGGTCGGTCGAACGGCATCGGCATGCGCACGGACATGAAACTGAAGTGGCCATGCGGGCGCCGCAAGGCTACCTCGTGTGGGATTGCGATCCATCGGGATTGTTCGGCGCGGTCATTGTCGAGCAGTCCGCATTCGATACCGTGAACTGAGGAGGCTTCGTTGAACCGTCCCGCCGAGTCACTTGCAGGCTCATTTGCCGACCCTCATGCCGGCTCTTTCGCCGGCTCTTTCGCCGAGGCTCCGTTGCCTGCGCTCCGTCAGTTCGGCATCGCCGGGCTGAGTTCGTGTTTCGGCGACGCTGCCATCGAACTGGACGACCTGACCAACCGCGACATCTGCACGAGCGATCGTGTGGAGGCGATCCGTGCCGCCGGCAGTTGCCAGTTCTTCCGTTCGATGACGCTCTCGGTCGAGGAACTGGCGGTGGAAGCGACCCGCAAGGTTTTGCGCGAAGCGGGCATCGAGCCGGCGGACGTGGGCTTCCTGGTGTTCTGCAGCACGGTGTTCGAAAGCACCGCGCTGTATCCCGACATCATCGCGTCGCGGATCGCGGACGAGGTCGGCTGCAGCCACGCGAAGACGTTCTCGGTGCAGCACGCGTACTGTGTGTCGCCGTTCGTCGCGTTGCAGATTCTCAAGGAGTATTTCGACGAACACGGACAGCCGGCGTACGGCGTGGTGGTCTGCTCGGACGTGATCGTCGAGACGGCCGAATTCCTGCGGCCGATCGGCGCGCTCGGCGTGCATAGCGACGGCGCGGCGGCGATGCTCGTCACCAATCATCGCCCAGGCTTCGAGTTGCTGGACACCGAACTGTTCATCGACCCGGCGCGCTTCCAGGGGCAAAACGACGACGGCAGCATCCAGCACGACGTGCGCTATTTCATGCTGCTGGCCAAGGTGCTGAAGACGCTGCTCAAGCGCTGCGAGGTCGAGTCGATCGACGACATCGCGCTCTACCCGAACAATCTCAGCGCGCCGTCGTGGCACAAGATCTGTCAGTTGCTGTCGATCCGTCCGGAGAACGTGCACCTCGGCGAGATGCCGCGCGTCGCGCATGTGTTCGGCGCGGACCCGTTTCTGAACCTCGCGTCGGCGGGTTCCGCGACGGACCGCAAGTATGCGTTGCTCGTCGCGAGCGGTATTGCCGGCGCGTTCGGCGCGGCCCTGTTGCGCAGGTGCGTATGAACGCCGACGTCACAT is a window of Paraburkholderia sp. D15 DNA encoding:
- a CDS encoding 2-dehydropantoate 2-reductase; this encodes MNDERDRLAAPRILIVGAGAVGGYVGARLLAACQDVTFLVRPKRAAQLARDGLRVESALGDCAIAPVRCVSASTIDGFYDLVIVACKARQLDDALASFAPALGPHTVVLPLLNGIAHLDDIARACGAHRVLGAQCTLAAALSPEGCVRHLNDSHALTLGELDGTLSPRVEALASLFGAAGFQRAASTQIQLEMWEKWAFIVTAIGVTVIARVAPDAVRETARPGAAGALLSECRAVAQAAGFALRSAAVARARMILDAPDSTLTDLIFADLQQWPATETDLLLGDLVRRAHRAGVSVPRLSLAHITLTQHRPTFL
- a CDS encoding carbamoyltransferase C-terminal domain-containing protein, which encodes MKRNYVGLANSFHDSAIAIVDARGEVVFAEATERYLQHKRTIGIPSDLFMRTASLIDTYCDPDAELVISTSWSDDTADIMRRNLDQAAETTGRYSGMLGEVPAPLRRQLSRQNFYFRSQLSMLDHPGRLLEYELSQSERWERTPISYRRFEHHLTHAAASCFSSPFDRALCAVLDGFGERSSFACFRYDNGRLTPIEGLDSHGWASLGIFYSLLCEACGFNHLSGEEWKVMGLAAYGHPDDALYAMLREMIDVDGLSIRFAAPARMAQLQAKLHAMRRKDGQPAIEFADLAYAGQRVFSDVLFAFLRNLHDRHAAGFSDNLVFGGGCALNSSANGKILAHTPFDHLHVFSAPGDDGNAVGAALLAYRDDHPAVPARSEPLSPYLGSRMSGETLRNLVAFGGIGKLTQCAGDAPKRAAELLACDKIIGWVQDRAEFGPRALGNRSILADPRSPAVKDRINATVKFREEFRPFAPAILHEFGADYFHDYHESPYMERTLRFREHALGSVPGVVHADGTGRLQTVRQNWNPRFHALVSEFFRLTGVPLVLNTSFNVMGKPIAHSVEDALAVFFTSGLDALFIGDILIEK
- a CDS encoding transglutaminase-like domain-containing protein, which translates into the protein MSDHVARYREQSSVTAVHPYEAELDNLPRTVSELVDKVDGLIIHFETDKAALDEQILLKRRHEVDSRFASTMLHRIFSLDSSPLGEPRPVERRLLGTCRDTAVMLCSFMRHQGIPARVRFGFAHMLYQQANPLHNHAVVEYWNGNEWLLAESRMPYVRGSDTPFSPDDLPRAQFMVGAEAWRQLRNGERSAQTFSGHRLGEHPSAWLVRSFALYDLASLAGYEPLMWDQWGRHYNFCRPRRAFNDGELLDLLDQAITTDCRIDTQCEQLVERFRQVTGIADGTEIHSFSPVLGRYSIKA
- a CDS encoding acyl carrier protein; this encodes MRETILAAISEVTGRPFPASVINGETSVYELGIDSMSLVELIFKLEAELQIDIPLAELNESIFESLDSLTAYLNGRKQAAAEAGSLAAADAVK